From one Streptomyces chromofuscus genomic stretch:
- a CDS encoding transglycosylase domain-containing protein → MGRAEERRARQRGGHRAAPRPRRSSRAASPAGPAGPVGHGRRRTRPGASGKTGVRRLFTWRKILGTFLGLCLLGIGGFILLYLLVPVPEGNAAAKLQSNVYKYANGTVLAREGEVNREVVDLAKVPKDVQRTFVAAENKTFYQDNGVDLKGTARGLLNTLSGKGAQGGSTITQQYVKNYYLSQEQTVTRKLKELVISLKVDRRMSKDDILAGYINTSYYGRNAYGIQAAAQAYYRVDADELTVEQGAYLAALLQAPSQYDWAVASQTSKRLAKNRWHYVLDNMVEEGWLNASERRGMTFPVPKEPQGTPGMEGQTGYLVDAANAELARQLVAQGAVDSEDDALAMVKRGGWTMTVNIDKKKQNALEKAAEEQLTSKLDPEKRKVDANIQPGAVSVDPKTGKIVAMYGGVDYLKHYRNNATRRDYQPASTFKPVILAAAVEDGAETQDGEPITANTGYDGDSRHQVVDNGDKVGFAPPNEDDVDYGDVTVQTAMNKSINSVFAQMGVDVGMDEVMEVAGRLGMDTDGMEAVPAQTLGSMGASPLEMAGIYATLDNHGKKVTPAILASAEHKDTVVDLPDPVGDQVISREAADTVTSVLTGVVDDGTARASVRDNPERQGQQVAGKTGTSDYGRSAWFTGYTPNLVTSVGLFGEDAKTGRQVNMAGATGTLPGKGRVNGGGFPAQIWAAYTFGVMDEVTKFDLDTDQGAAVKPSYTPTPTLEPTTQAPTSEPPTSAPPTSQSPTRTPTGTPSQTPTQSPSQTPTTQPPTSTPTDGTTPENPLFPDSEE, encoded by the coding sequence ATGGGACGAGCGGAAGAGAGACGAGCGCGACAGCGCGGCGGCCACCGCGCGGCACCCCGGCCTCGCCGTTCGTCGCGCGCGGCGAGCCCGGCGGGCCCCGCGGGCCCGGTCGGCCACGGCCGCCGCAGGACCAGGCCCGGCGCGTCCGGGAAGACCGGCGTACGCCGTCTGTTCACCTGGAGGAAGATCCTCGGCACGTTCCTCGGCCTGTGCCTGCTCGGCATCGGCGGCTTCATCCTGCTGTACCTGCTCGTGCCGGTCCCCGAGGGCAACGCGGCGGCGAAGCTGCAGAGCAACGTCTACAAGTACGCCAACGGCACGGTCCTGGCCCGTGAGGGCGAGGTCAACCGCGAGGTCGTCGACCTGGCCAAGGTGCCCAAGGACGTCCAGCGGACCTTCGTCGCCGCCGAGAACAAGACGTTCTACCAGGACAACGGCGTCGACCTGAAGGGCACGGCCCGCGGTCTGCTCAACACCCTCAGCGGCAAGGGCGCGCAGGGCGGTTCGACGATCACCCAGCAGTACGTCAAGAACTACTACCTCAGCCAGGAACAGACGGTCACCCGCAAGCTCAAGGAACTGGTGATCTCCCTGAAGGTGGACCGCCGGATGTCCAAGGACGACATACTCGCGGGCTACATCAACACCAGCTACTACGGCCGCAACGCCTACGGCATCCAGGCCGCCGCCCAGGCGTACTACCGCGTCGACGCCGACGAACTCACCGTCGAACAGGGCGCGTACCTCGCCGCGCTGCTCCAGGCGCCGAGCCAGTACGACTGGGCGGTCGCCTCGCAGACCAGCAAGCGACTGGCGAAGAACCGCTGGCACTACGTCCTGGACAACATGGTCGAGGAGGGCTGGCTGAACGCCTCGGAGCGCCGGGGCATGACGTTCCCGGTGCCGAAGGAGCCGCAGGGCACGCCCGGCATGGAGGGCCAGACCGGCTACCTGGTCGACGCGGCCAACGCGGAACTGGCCCGGCAACTGGTGGCGCAGGGCGCGGTGGACAGCGAGGACGACGCGCTCGCCATGGTCAAGCGCGGCGGCTGGACCATGACCGTGAACATCGACAAGAAGAAGCAGAACGCACTGGAGAAGGCCGCCGAGGAGCAGCTCACCAGCAAGCTCGACCCGGAGAAGCGCAAGGTCGACGCGAACATCCAGCCCGGCGCCGTGTCCGTCGACCCGAAGACCGGCAAGATCGTCGCGATGTACGGCGGCGTGGACTACCTCAAGCACTACCGCAACAACGCGACCCGGCGCGACTACCAGCCGGCCTCCACCTTCAAGCCGGTGATCCTGGCCGCAGCCGTGGAGGACGGCGCCGAGACCCAGGACGGCGAGCCGATCACCGCGAACACGGGCTACGACGGTGACAGCAGGCACCAGGTCGTGGACAACGGCGACAAGGTCGGCTTCGCCCCGCCGAACGAGGACGACGTCGACTACGGTGACGTCACCGTGCAGACCGCGATGAACAAGTCCATCAACTCCGTTTTCGCGCAGATGGGCGTCGACGTCGGCATGGACGAGGTGATGGAGGTCGCCGGCAGGCTCGGCATGGACACCGACGGCATGGAGGCGGTGCCGGCCCAGACGCTCGGCTCGATGGGGGCGAGCCCGCTGGAGATGGCGGGGATCTACGCCACCCTCGACAACCACGGCAAGAAGGTCACGCCGGCGATCCTCGCCTCGGCCGAGCACAAGGACACCGTGGTGGACCTGCCGGACCCCGTCGGCGACCAGGTCATCAGCCGCGAGGCCGCCGACACGGTCACCTCGGTGCTCACCGGCGTGGTCGACGACGGCACGGCCCGCGCGTCGGTGCGGGACAACCCGGAGCGTCAGGGGCAGCAGGTGGCCGGCAAGACCGGTACCTCCGACTACGGCAGGTCCGCCTGGTTCACCGGCTACACCCCGAACCTGGTGACCTCGGTCGGCCTGTTCGGCGAGGACGCCAAGACCGGCCGGCAGGTGAACATGGCGGGCGCCACCGGCACCCTCCCGGGCAAGGGCCGCGTCAACGGCGGTGGCTTCCCGGCGCAGATCTGGGCGGCGTACACCTTCGGCGTGATGGACGAGGTCACCAAGTTCGACCTGGACACCGACCAGGGCGCGGCGGTGAAGCCGTCGTACACCCCGACGCCCACCCTGGAGCCGACCACCCAGGCCCCCACGTCCGAGCCCCCCACCTCGGCACCCCCGACGTCCCAGTCCCCGACCCGGACGCCGACCGGAACCCCGAGCCAGACGCCCACCCAGTCCCCGTCCCAGACGCCGACGACCCAGCCCCCGACGTCGACACCGACGGACGGGACGACCCCGGAGAACCCGTTGTTCCCGGACAGCGAGGAATGA